CTGTCTTCAATGATTTAGAAAACACGACCAAATGAGAGAACCTATATTAAAAGCACTACTTTCTAAAAGGGGGAAACCAGAAGCTCCAACTTCTCCAAATCGCTCAGCACGGTGGCTTTTCCACAGTCCCCAGCAAATCTTCGCCCCACGCCTGCCGTCTTTCCGATTAAATAAGATTGGAAACCACAGGTAAATCAGAGTGTCATAACTTATCCGTCACTTACCATATCCGCCGGGACATTACTGGACATCTTGCCGTTTGATGTATACCCAGATATTTacggaaaacaaaaaacaaaaaacaaagaaaaaacagtagAGGTCTTCAAGCTACAGAAATAAGCCTTCACGATTTTGACTGGTTCGTGATGTGCTTTCTCTCCCAAAAATAAGTTATTTCGGAGCCAAAGTGCCGGTCAGGCCGAGGTTCTGGTGCGAAGAGGAACAATCCCCAGGAGCTGTGTGGACGGAGCAGGAAGAAACTCCCGGGACAGCAGAGGCAGCCCCTGTCGTCGTcgtcagcagcagcagcagccgcccCAGGACCGGCCGCGCCAGGTGGACCGAGCCGAGTGACACACGGACATGAAGAGGGGTGGGAGGGGGTTAAATCCGCCTTCCTCCTTTCCCAGCCCCGGCAATGATTCACACTCGCTCCCGAGTCAAGTCCTCATCAAGCAGGAGAAAAATGCCCCAGCGTGGATGTACATAGATAACTATGTAGCTACACATCGACGCGTGAGCCGTGAGTGGCGGCCGAGCGGTGGCCGGACGCTGGCCGCGGACCCTGCCGAGCCGCTCTCCGGGCGCCCGCGCGGGTGAACGGCTCAACTCGCGCCGCCGGGGCGAAGAGCCGGGCCGCGGAAACCCGCGCTCAAGGGCATTTAACTAGTTGGGAGCCAAAGCGAAAGACCGGGACGGGGGACCGACAGCGCGGGGTGCTCGCGGCCGGCCGGGACACTCCACAGCCCCTCTGGGCTCAGGCCGCGGGCGCCTCCGGGCAGCAGCGCGGGTCGGGGCGCATCGTCTCCGGCTCCTCGGCGCTCctcttctgcctccgcctcccccgCCGCCGCCTCCCCGGTCTccgccttcccctcccctccccggccTCGCGAGCTCCGGGCGACGCCGACTTCGGCTGGTCCCCGGAAGAGGCCGGGTCCTCCCTCTGCTCAGCCCGGGAATGGTTTCCTCTCAGAGCtttgtttctcctcctcctccttctccacttTTCAATCCCACACGCCGCAGCCGCCTCCTGTCATAGCCTCTCAAACCAACATGGCGgcagcggcagcggcggcggcagctGCCTGAGCGAGAGTAGGGGAAACGGGGAGAGCACGGGCCCCCCTTCGCAGCCACCGCCCCCGTCCTCGTCCTCCCTCCGCGGACACTAAGTGCGTCACCACGGAGACCACCCTCGAGCATCACGGGAAGTGTAGTCTACGAGGATGGGGGGAGGGAGCCGCCGAATGCGTCCTCGCAGGGCTCCGAAGCCACGCCCCCCATAGCAACAGTTGCGAGGAAAGGAAAGCCCCCTTCCCTTGCTTTGGACAAGCTGCTCCCCAGGAGTTAAGTGACACCTGCTACCAGGAGTGCTGTGATCATGAGAATTGTTGGGAGAAAATAATTCTGCACAGAGAAATTCCCTTATGCACAATATGCACACAGAGCTAAAATATGCTGTACCTCCAAGcagaataattcattttaattacagCACACTCCCCACATCCTGCAATCTCAGTGCATTTTGTAGAGTGATTTCATCTAGGTCTCCTCAACATTACATTTTGAAGAACAAAAGCAATCATTGATTTCCAATAAGGTCACAGAAGTTCAACAGGAACAAGGATCTCATTAAGCAGTGAGAATGCTTGAACATGTGTTTCCTTGAAGACCCAGGGCCATAAAGCTACAATCAACTTACCTGAAATTACCAAAACTGTATTACATACAACAGTGTTATTTATCAAATCTGTATCAGGAAATAGCTACTACAAATTACATGGGGATTCACCAGTTTACCCATCTGGACCCTAAATTCCATTCTATGTAACTCATAATGTAATTAAAAACCTATATGCCTTGCAGTGATTagcaaataggagaaaataatgCCATCGTTGAGAGACCAATCAGATGGACAtttgtgatttctgcattttgttCCTAAATCTGAGGTCAACATCTGAATCTCTATTCATGTCTCTTAGTCCTTTGATAGAGTACTTTAGAAAGGGCAGTCTCAATCTGACACCTATATA
This is a stretch of genomic DNA from Theropithecus gelada isolate Dixy chromosome 17, Tgel_1.0, whole genome shotgun sequence. It encodes these proteins:
- the LOC112610748 gene encoding uncharacterized protein LOC112610748; translation: MKRGGRGLNPPSSFPSPGNDSHSLPSQVLIKQEKNAPAWMYIDNYVATHRRVSREWRPSGGRTRAAETRAQGHLTSWEPKRKTGTGDRQRGVLAAGRDTPQPLWAQAAGASGQQRGSGRIVSGSSALLFCLRLPRRRLPGLRLPLPSPASRAPGDADFGWSPEEAGSSLCSAREWFPLRALFLLLLLLHFSIPHAAAASCHSLSNQHGGSGSGGGSCLSESRGNGESTGPPSQPPPPSSSSLRGH